The stretch of DNA ATTGGGGCGCGGCAACGGATTATTGGAAAAATTTGCAGAGTGACGCGGATGCTAATTATGATTTTGTGCATCATATTGATGCCACCGCCGTGCGCCCTACTGTAACGTGGGGGACAAGCCCTGCTCAAGCAGCGGCGATGACCGACGCTGTTCCAATTTTGGATGATGATAACGAAAAAGCGCTCAATTACATGGGGTTATCAGGTGGCGAGCGTATCAGCGCGCTGAAGATTGACGGAGCCTTTATTGGGTCGTGCACCAATGCGCGACTATCTGATTTACGCGCGGCGGCCACTGTTTTGAAGGGGCAGAAAGTCGCGGACGGTGTTACAGCGATTTGCGTGCCTGGATCCATGTCAGTACGGCGCGCGGCCGAGGCGGAAGGCATCGACAGGATTTTTAAAGATGCAGGCTTTGTGTGGGGGGCTGCCGGGTGTGCCTTTTGTTTTTATGCAGGAGGAGACACATTTGCGCGAGGGTCACGGGTCATATCCTCCACCAACCGCAACTTTGAAGGTCGGCAAGGCCCAGATGTGCGCACACATTTGGCAAGCCCTGCCGTTGTCGCAGCGTCAGCTGTGATGGGCACCATTTGTGCCCCAGAGGATGTGTCATGAACGCGCCGTTTTTAAAATATACGGGTATCGCTGCGCCACTGATGGTGGATAACATTGACACGGATCAGATCATCCCATCTCGCGAAATGAAATCGGTCAGCAAAACAGGGTTGAGCGGGGGTTTGTTTGCAGGGCAGCGATATGTGTCAGGACGAACCGTTAATCCTGACTTCGTTTTGAACAAAGCTGAATTTAAAGACGCGACTATATTACTGTCGGGGAAAAACTTTGGCTGCGGTAGCTCACGCGAACATGCGGTTTGGGCGCTGAAAGAATATGGTTTTCGCGCCATCATTGCCGAGAGCTTTGGCGAGATATTTTATAATAATTGCGTGCGCAACGGAATTTTACCCATTCAGCTTTCTAATGACCAAATTACAAAGCTAGGCCGTGACGTGACCATTGATTTGTCGTCGCAGACAGTTGGCAATTTTCATTTCGATATTCCAGAGGGCGATAAAGCGATGCTCATTGGTGGGCTCGACCCAATTGCTATGACGTTGAGCCATAAGGCTGATATTGACCAACACTTTGCGCGCGACAGCCAACAGCGTCCTTGGCTCTATTAAATAACGCCTTTGGCTTTCAAGGCCGCAAGATCTAGCCCTAAGTCAGA from Fretibacter rubidus encodes:
- the leuD gene encoding 3-isopropylmalate dehydratase small subunit; its protein translation is MNAPFLKYTGIAAPLMVDNIDTDQIIPSREMKSVSKTGLSGGLFAGQRYVSGRTVNPDFVLNKAEFKDATILLSGKNFGCGSSREHAVWALKEYGFRAIIAESFGEIFYNNCVRNGILPIQLSNDQITKLGRDVTIDLSSQTVGNFHFDIPEGDKAMLIGGLDPIAMTLSHKADIDQHFARDSQQRPWLY